The sequence tttatatattttatatatttatatttgtacgtataaattttttttttttttttttatacgTGTTGACATGTATacatgtaatatatatatatatgttatatatatatattatatatatatattatatatatatattaatatattcattctcatgtgtatatatttatttttgtgtgtattttctttaaaatgattatttgtttatatttatattttaatcaTATTGAGAGAGCTAgtatagaaaatattataaaatgtcagtatatttttaaaaaggagaaaaaaaaaaaatgtgtatataatatatatatatatatatatatattttataaatatataaataattatgaaaatatttcttcatAATTTGTATTGTCAACTACATTCgttaaaaaagaataagTAACAGTATCACAAATGAAATTGTTGTTATTACTATTCCTTAATAGTTGAAACATTTGTCTGCTTATAATATCATtcctaaaaaaaaaaaaaaaaaaaatatatatatatatatatgaatatatatacatataattacatatttaatttcattttctttgatttttatatattactttaATAAATCTTTCGATATAGACAACAAAGATGATTTTGATTGTAAGGCACagttattattttttaagaaGAGCATATAATTGTAATCAAGGAAACATGTATCCttattatcaatatttacatatgtacattttttaaaactattacatttatcttcattatcTGAAAAATGATGACATTCGATTTTATCTTCACTGTTTAATTTGATGTCATCAAAAATTTTTTTGGATAATTCTTCTTCACTTAgattaaatatattatcatcaagAAAGGAttgatttttattttgttcatcGTTTGTATTATTGTGTGGACGTATATTTGTTTCTCTATTAGTTTGTACATTCGTTACAtcatcaatattatttaaaagtGAATCTTCTAAATTCATATAGTCCATAAAACTTTCTAATACATTgtcatcattataattttgCTCTGATGGTACATGCATTTTAATTTCTTGTTCAACACTtgtaattttattaatattattttcatccTTATTAATTGTTGAGTtgttattatcattttgtGTAATTTCTTCTAAAACATATACATTATTTCCATCTGTAAGAACAATTCTTTGTTTATCTTCACCATCATCAACAGATCTTAAATATAAAGCATCTACACCATCGTTAGTGTTgttatcataattattattattattataaaattctTCAATGTTGTTCATATTCTTTAccaaattattattcaaattgttattattattattattattattattattattattatcattattatcgTG comes from Plasmodium reichenowi strain SY57 chromosome Unknown, whole genome shotgun sequence and encodes:
- a CDS encoding hypothetical protein (conserved Plasmodium protein, unknown function), whose product is ERNIKLHDNNDNNNNNNNNNNNNNLNNNLVKNMNNIEEFYNNNNNYDNNTNDGVDALYLRSVDDGEDKQRIVLTDGNNVYVLEEITQNDNNNSTINKDENNINKITSVEQEIKMHVPSEQNYNDDNVLESFMDYMNLEDSLLNNIDDVTNVQTNRETNIRPHNNTNDEQNKNQSFLDDNIFNLSEEELSKKIFDDIKLNSEDKIECHHFSDNEDKCNSFKKCTYVNIDNKDTCFLDYNYMLFLKNNNCALQSKSSLLSISKDLLKNDIISRQMFQLLRNSNNNNFICDTVTYSFLTNVVDNTNYEEIFS